Genomic window (Culex pipiens pallens isolate TS chromosome 3, TS_CPP_V2, whole genome shotgun sequence):
tgattaaaaaatctgcaaattttttttcctacaactgatcagaaaattcactcaaaagttattatcaaaaaaatacgttttttggaaaattgagtttttgtaaaaaaaatgttaattaaaaaatcggcaaatttttcttccgtgtacctatttttttctcaatagtccatTTTTAGACCATTTTTGtatgcccgagcagacggaaataacttgggaataacattttttgtttttttaaaatactaggccattaacattatatgttatttataacaagatttgttattcgtcgttatgaatattttgttattggattgttattgtaataacaaactaataacatttttagttattcttcgaacaaaacttttttattattttgtgttattttaacaactaatccaatcatcccaataacagtttcaggtattcttccataacaaaaaatgttattcataagttgttttggcttacaACCTATAtccgaccaataacaaattttgtaatgataacataaactgttatgaaacccttatgcaaaaatggatttttttctgttattttaacaatatttgttattgcaggccaaggattgatacctaagagcatgcaatggcactgaccttgttgcgtgctcttcggttgacgtccacgtaaggaacatcctggaaggagcgtaactaactacatccgtagttctgttagatcatccgaattatcttgatcagaacagtatagctctggttccttgcgagtgtcctattttcttacctccacgttggcttggttttcatgatgacctagctggtggcctgtggaaacggatcgtaaacctttgaccagcgagggtcagagtcgagacggctaaaagaaaggggcgcgacaatgtgggaatgggaaataatttgtgattgtagacggtattgttttgattcgcagtatgttgagtcaactgctgtggatgtacctgaaacatcgcacaacggggtttctcttctcttcattctcagctaccacctatctcctatttttatttgctcttctgattcccaattcttcactgattcttctatttaatatccaacatttgattttaaatttactaacttttgattctcttatctctcaaagcttttccactcttttctatcaattgatactgctgtaacaaactttgttttgtttttttttccttaaaaatatacttttccttaatgtactagtaatatcaagtctatttatcattcgcctaatattttttgattttattgcgaatttatttatttgaataattcttcatctgtcctataaattatcaatactataatctaagcttgttttatatccctattattaactattgtctaattttacatctaatacatctagcttctcatttttattcttcaaaatacgctcatcattctcttactattgaaacttgatttttataaaacaaattctcttttactgtcaattgttttcaatcttcacccttttctttaaaacaagtgaggttcgagcccttactcaatttttggaatgatcaaagaattaacacaaatattactattgtacttttggtaaacttttgaataacatgcttaggtccaaaacattgtaacaaaacatcgcgacagaagaaatagcaacagattaacacGATTCAACATTAGGCAAGATTTCagaagaaaacaatacacagtaaataacaattagtttttaaattcaaactaaaaataaaacagtttttgcttaaatgaaagttgataggcacactataaatggttaggcgcttatacttacatcaaaccctacttaatgtaccacccccggccgagttaaaatgcgtaaccggaaaagaaggtgtgcatgcctggcacgaacactcaaagcgtgttctagcgtgctgctcgtacagactcagagcaagggtgagatgtaggtgtaagggcagtgcgtgttcgtcgggaacctagtgcataagatcggtcaaggcccgttcttacactgaaaattgcgaattgcgaattgcgaattattttaacaatatttgttattgaaatggcatgaattttgttattaccgtctgccccgggtggacaactgccaaaattgtatggagacttgtaagggtgaaccaatgacacaaaattgcttctttggtcataggaaaggcctccataaagtttgagtcaaataaaaaaatacaaaaaataaaaatggtcgaaatcggccgatttcgtagagagttgctcaaatgacttttaagtatttttttagtaatatGTTGGTTTATTAGATGGTGCTCCTTTATTTTAAGGGGATAAGTGAAATTCTCCACCGCACCAAAGTACCTTCTATCAAAACGTAGTTCTACGTTAAACTGTTTTCAACCTTACTAAttctaacgttttttttttttttttttttttttttttttttttttttttttttttttttttaatttatatttattcaaaatttttttccatgtacattcattcagttaaaatattattgagtgtccaatcacaaacgatgactttttacctcaattttaaatactagcaactttcatttattcatgaaaactAATTCTAACGTTAAACTCCCCTTTTCTCCTTCCCACGTGTGCAGCTTCGGCCTGAGCAACCGCTTCAACGCGCAGTTCCCAGCCGGTCTGGTGTCGCGCGTCGCCCCCGAGGAGTTTAAGGCCACCATCCAGCGCATCAACGCCGTCCTCAAGAAGACGCTCCCCGTCAACGTCAAGTGGCTGTTTTGCGGGTGcgtgtgctgctgctgcacccTCGGCTGCTCCCTGTGGCCCGTGATATGTCTGAGCAAGAGGGTAAGTATTAATGGTTTTTTtctttgttaaaaattttgcattaaaatgagattttttttttttagacacAACACACGATGAACAAACTGCTCGAGTGGGAGAATAGTCATCTGTACCACAAGCTGGGCCTGCACTGGCGGTTAAGTAAACAGCAGTGCGACTCCAACTCGATGATGGAGTACGTGCTGCTGATAGAGTTTATACCCAAGACGCCGATCTACCGGCCGGATTAGGCGCGCGGTTTCCTTGTTTTTAAATGTGGTCTCTATTATTATGTAaagaaacaaacacaaacacaaaaaattatgaattctaGCAAGTACATGCTGAACACGAAGATACTAGAGAGTAGCTGTTTCCTTTTTCTATTTGTTtcgctcgtttttttttatccagaACTTGAGATATCGACACACAGTTTATTTTAGTAGTCAAACTAATGCAGAAGCAACAGTAAACACAGACACATTTATCTactcaaaaaatgcaatacAGAAGTTAAAGACGAATCTGCAAGTGAGGACGGCAGTTTTTGGTCgcgtaaataaaatttttgtgtaGAAACAAACCGTAATTTTTTTAGCGGGTAGAGCTTACTGGTTGCGCTAACAAATTAAAAGTCGAAACTGAAAACTAGATTTCGGTGAGCTTTACATTGACGGAAGGAAAAAGCGAATGAATTGGGGGCACTCAAGTGATCTtagcgaaaaaaagaaaaaagttttttgaaagaagTGAGGTTGATAAAAAAAGGCAAACGAGCAAAAATAAGAAAGGTTAGACGCCTAGGATTAGGACAAATGATTGTGTATAGTGTATAGTGCGAGTTGTTTAGACGTTTAAGTGCGAGTTaagtaataataaaaaaatacaaaatgataGCAAACTATTTCAAATGATTGTTTCGTGTTTTGATTGGGCGGGAGCATGGCTTTTGACATTGCTTATaggccataaaaaaaaacgaagttgactttatagctgtcggccaccattgctagtaccaaccactagtgtcttcctttttatctacaaggacttcgccgccctgggctcctaagtgaaTAAAAGtgtggcacggagcgacggcgccgaatacccatatttacacaaagaattttagagcgcccgccgcgggattcgaaccagcgacctctggattgtgagtccagtgcgcggtccgattgatccacaggccttcaaaaccaaagctaaaaactcgattcgccacctacattcgagtagaagaactttggtgcaaggtaacgtttacgtttttgcgcgataaaTGCAAAGGGActatttgaaggtttttttaaaagaaaattgatcttttggaataaaatatagttaacaggaggtaatatagtaaaaagttctatcgactgactttttgatttttttgctaagttgcatttttcattgaaaattctgagatccagattgaaaacgcgagaatgaggttagattgctaatttcGAAAATCGTTCCACTTATTATGtttcaagcagagctttgcttTAATGGTAGAAgtgacatttaaaaatatttgtccacttgaataatctaaattctcaattgattagttcGGTTTTGGTAGATAaaaacattcccttattttgaatcggataatgaacaggttaaatcggccatcacaaaaatattttcgtttattttatgatgaaataaaataatttcaaatttcaaacaaacttactcgctgtaggttataatgaaaacatcaccgcaagtttcagcgccctctagtggggggtaattttgacgtttgataggcaatcaaacgatttttccgattaatattcatgctgtatcgtcttatttacgaagatgaaaatgacgttcagccataaagtaaaacctatacctttctttagtaagaaaggcaaaaagtaaatcgttctaaaagttgttcgggattgccgatcgatgtcaaatttgtttcagatgctcactcatggtctgtactaagaatgtaggaagaaatttcgaataaaattagaaatgaaaaatcaccaggtgggcttttaccttttttaagggattttttttcttatggtaggttaatcaaacggctctaactccagaaccatattatgaatctggatgaaaatttgggaggttgtagagctcgaaaagtgcaatttttgagataaataaaagatatgaaaatgaaaaaaattaccatattttcatttgaaaactgtgtattttgttgaaaagtctggccgcatccgaaaacagatggatatttcgaaatttgcgcggcaactcgcccaggttcagcacactagctttcatctgcattcagaagaatcgaaatcggatatatgggagcggAGAACGACGCGACGCAAAAtttcactcgacctccacggaatttattttctcaaaattcgagggttggagataggcgagttctatCAAGATGAAtagatagagcgtcgaaaatcgatgcagtgtgattttttgacgattttttggattgaaattcatgctgtatcgtcttatttacgaagatgaaaatgacgtccagccttaaagtaaaacctatacctttctttagtaagaaaggcaaaactgtttttatttaaatcttcaaaaagttcaactgcctgattcttcttgaaaatttagcaaaaatcaAGCTATTTCAAAATGAAccttaaaccatttttttctattttttttaatgaagcaAACTAaagatttcaatgaaaatagtaGTGAAATCAACTgaatacaatttaaattttaattttcggcGTTAAACTATAGGATTGAAACGTTCAGACATacctattttgttttttttaattggtggtcactcaagtcgggaaatcgggaaagtctggaaaaagtcgggaattcgctgAAAATCCGTCAAAAAGTAACGAAAAGCCGGGATTTCCAAGCATACATGTTTGataattatatatattttttacaattttcaaattaaattcattcaatactgctttagtaacttatttaaatttttaggttcttttcactatttcaataaatttgagaatgaaatagtagtttatgcaacaagttgctacaagattattttttcagcacgagtcgtcggtaaacctcgttggataaatacgacgagtgctgaaaaatcaagtttagcaacgagttgcttacaacattttttgcaattccgaaaaaacgcattttgaatgaaaatttatgcCAAACATACAAGTGCTAAGTGAATTCAccgattaaaataaaaaaaatattgaaaaatgttacttttcgatactagtgctgaaaagctcaacttttcagcacccatttcagtgctgaaaagtagagcatttctgcactggtattgaaaggtactaattttccattctgctatttttggtagagaaaagtaggccgtttcgtcgctcgagaatgacaggaaaagtaggtattttcatgacggaattgcaaaaaggctATTTAAGACATCAAAAACttgtattattctttttttaatctttcataATATATATtggataccgtaaaccggggtgactttgataggatttcaatttgtttttggaatattttccaacaagtaaggtttttctcaagattattatttttaaaacatgtactggggtaggccacacaaagtccatgcactatttggaaaaaaagttttttcaatagtgtttttaacaaaatacatttaaattttgtaaaattgttgaaaagtcggaattttgcctgaaatttgttaaaattagttttgtttgtaaaattatcgatttatattgcattttatactgaattcgaagcacgaatcaaaagttttcacattttacatgcaatttgttcaactgaaattgcagataaatttcgagatttttttaaattgtgtttcaaaaccacatattatttattatttacaaacttatttaaccttcacctagtggaaaattgttcaaagaatccgaaaatgcattccgttttccgatccaaaatcatgttcattgagaaaatcatgacactttgagaagtttaaaataatgagtttcgccaacattttcttaactatagttaactaactttttaaacttttcaaaatgttatgaaaagttcttcttgaggtactttgaacacttctctatcacggtcagtatgattctaagcCATTTCGtatacgtattttaattgtactcttcattttgcggaaaaacctatcaaagtcaccccgttttacggtacctttATACCTTTATTATTAGCTCAATTCATaaagtaatttcaaaacataaaatcaaaatgttgcccttcaactttttttttgtgagaatgtgtaaatttactatagataaaacatgattttgtgtaatttgatgttactattaaaatttttactaggttatgttgaaaaaaaagtttagtaaCTGTTCATCAACAATTTTCGAAACTTTTGATTTTCTaagtaaacaaaaatcaataagcgTAGTTAAATgcaacaaattaaattattattattttgtttttgttggtaAAAGGGCAACATTTTTAATCACAAATGATAACtctcaaattaaaacaaaacaaagctcCTTGTTATGCTTGTACATTTTATGACGTTTCATAAGAAAACaatatgtttcaaaaatgtattcctttttttcttaaagattttcgaaatttaaattttgttatattcaaaaaaaaaataatgaaaccaataaaatataaaaaaacatggCAAGATGGATTGGAAATATTGTTTCTGAGAGACCCTTGATTCACGAATCGTTACCATGATAtcttaaggctctgaaaggcataATTCTCGATCGGCCGTTTGGCAGCCATGTttgtcacagaaaaaaaaaaatcaaatcttgattcagaatgtgtCAATCAAGAAATGGGTTTCTcagtgttgtttgtagaagcattttacatatgggtaattctctaccctGTTcggtttgcgtgaaactttgtcctaaggggtaacttttgtccttgatcacgaatccgaggtccgttttttgatatctcgtgacggaggggcagtacgaccccttccatttttgaacatgcgaaaaaagaggtgtttttcaacaatttgcagcgtgaaacggtgatgagatagaaatttggtgtcaaagggacttttatgtaaaattagacgcccgatttgatggcgtactcagaattccgaaaaaaaagtatttttcatcgaaaaaaaacactaaaaaagtttaaaaattctcccattttccgttactcgactgtaaacatttttggaacatgtcattttatggcaaatttaatgtacttttcgaatctacattgacccagaatggtcattttttcatttagaacaaaatttttcattttaaaatttcgtgttttttctaactttgcagggttattttttagagtgtaacaatgttctacaaagttgtagagcagacaattacaaaaattttgatatgtagacataagggctttgcttataaacatcacgagttatcgcgaatttacgaaaaaaagttttgaaaaagttactttttgcgtttctctttgtttcgtcgtccgtgtctgtcgcgggtgaccataaacggccatgatcgatgacgaccaactttttcaatactttttttttcgtaaaatcgcgatagctcgtgatgtttataaacaaaccccttatgtctatatatcatttttttggtaattgtctgttctacaactttgtagaacattgttacactctaaaaaataaccctgcaaagttagaaaaaacacgaaattttaaaatgaaaaattttgttctaaatgaaaaaatgaccattctgggtcaatgcagattcgaaatgtacattaaatttgccataaaatgacatgttccaaaaatttttacagtcgagtaacggaaaatgggagaactttaaaaaaaatttaatgttttttcgatgaaaaaaacgttttttcggaattctgagtacgccatcaaatcgggcgtctaattttacttaaaagtccctttgacaccaaatttctacctCATCAACGTTTCAGGctgaacattattgaaaaacacctcttttttcgcatgttcaaaaatgaaaggggtcgtaccgcccctccgtcacgagatatcaaaaaacggacctcagattcgtgatcagggacaaaagttaccccttaggacaaagtttcacgcaaatcgaagaggggtcggggcaactgctgtgtgagttggcggagaattacccatatagtgattatttttgcatttcaatttactatttctagaCCCTAAactcagaaccatcattgacagtcattgcctcaAGAGTGAAGGACACCTTTTACGACCTTAaggtttgaaatgattttttatacaaaaacgaCTTTT
Coding sequences:
- the LOC120417650 gene encoding cysteine-rich hydrophobic domain-containing protein 2; this translates as MADFDAIYEEQELAEPEDLDEAHVQMVPDPIVIRGAGNMTVFGLSNRFNAQFPAGLVSRVAPEEFKATIQRINAVLKKTLPVNVKWLFCGCVCCCCTLGCSLWPVICLSKRTQHTMNKLLEWENSHLYHKLGLHWRLSKQQCDSNSMMEYVLLIEFIPKTPIYRPD